One window of the Anopheles cruzii chromosome 2, idAnoCruzAS_RS32_06, whole genome shotgun sequence genome contains the following:
- the LOC128267890 gene encoding uncharacterized protein LOC128267890 has product MIGTTVADGLLLGDTCQHDMDCSDSVKGSYCTLEGLCECSPFYVRLNASSCLPSQLLESECRLSEQCWMRVANSSCLDGRCQCDGGFLQFRKHTCLSPAQPGTVCYSHAHCRMWDGESHCDFLIPNLFGRCQCTSPARQNGPTCVTEPARDQEHPVGFARPQQQQQQQAPEETATPKGEGPETTAAAADGGGSIDRMSTTTEDDVIIVENFLETTTMDVDGGMSAAEDHITTEYQPGTESTEQAEEDDTTMTDFIEITTGPETTTVGVHTTRNGMEEYENTEEYADLEREVEQQFRQQELADALATTTAAAWANEIADVITSQDREDRDPTTTTRTTVEIAVQDADAGSPETTEEEPTSTTAGERDTEPTGSGNEVELVAPFETVAPEADGQQAASLVQEVADERVTTTLGQTERYEDTTTARRVAAEQETQPEADAPTTTERVEQYYDVQLRRQDSKLFDEDDTEELVEQGPSAVGKERYAARETTAHFERDNEIAGSEPTRSTTTETLLRLANRRTTAMEPEAPLSTTVASVLLETTTTTTTTTTTTKPPKRRTVATGIRTRVDLGDGPVSLGLVCANSDQCQLADPYSYCNDEGRCDCSFHQPDDSCRATNTGCSRGTFQCRSSGICISWFFVCDGRPDCSDASDEECSFATTSASNGTELSCPELSFRCGQSGRCISRAGICDGKVQCPHGEDEVNCDFRKSRRCPQHTFMCRSGECLPEYEYCNAIVSCRDGSDEPAHLCGSRAVPNFFVKLLSAPTARGRNYCPMRCGNGRCRSTAIVCSGRDGCGDGSDEDRCSVCRCPAPAYSNPATLQSVTPAVVSKPRSRTSRITGGRWTRT; this is encoded by the exons ATGATAGGCACGACGGTCGCGGACGGTCTGCTGCTGGGCGACACCTGCCAGCACGATATGGACTGTTCGGACAGCGTGAAGGGCAGTTACTGCACCCTGGAGGGCCTCTGCGAGTGTAGCCCTTTCTACGTGCGTCTCAACGCGTCGTCCTGTTTGCCGT CCCAACTGCTCGAGAGCGAGTGCCGCCTATCGGAGCAGTGCTGGATGCGGGTGGCCAACAGCAGCTGCCTCGACGGTCGCTGTCAGTGCGACGGTGGCTTCCTGCAGTTCCGCAAACACACCTGCCTTTCGC CCGCTCAACCGGGCACGGTTTGCTACAGTCACGCGCACTGCCGTATGTGGGACGGGGAAAGTCACTGCGATTTCCTGATCCCTAACCTGTTCGGCCGCTGCCAGTGTACGTCGCCGGCGCGCCAAAACGGGCCAACCTGCGTGACGGAACCGGCCCGTGACCAGGAACACCCGGTCGGGTTTGCGaggccccagcagcagcagcagcagcaggctccCGAGGAGACGGCCACGCCGAAGGGAGAAGGGCCCgagacgacggcggcggcggcggacggtggtggttcgatcgatcggatgtcgacgacgaccgaggaCGACGTGATCATCGTAGAAAACTTCttggagacgacgacgatggacgTCGATGGGGGGATGAGCGCGGCCGAGGATCACATTACCACCGAGTACCAGCCGGGAACGGAGTCGACAGAGCAGGCCGAGGAAGATGACACCACCATGACGGACTTCATCGAGATCACCACCGGCCCGGAGACGACGACCGTAGGCGTCCACACGACGCGCAACGGTATGGAGGAGTACGAAAACACGGAAGAGTACGCTGACCTGGAGCGGGAGGTGGAGCAGCAGTTCCGGCAACAGGAGCTGGCCGATGCCCTGGCCACGACTACGGCGGCCGCTTGGGCAAACGAGATTGCCGACGTCATCACCAGCCAGGATCGGGAAGACCGGGATCCAACAACCACCACGCGGACCACCGTCGAGATTGCGGTGCAGGACGCGGACGCGGGAAGCCCGGAAACGACCGAGGAAGAGCCGacctcgacgacggcgggcgaGCGCGACACGGAacccaccggaagcgggaaTGAAGTTGAGCTTGTGGCACCGTTCGAAACGGTCGCTCCGGAAGCCGATGGCCAACAGGCTGCATCGCTGGTGCAGGAAGTGGCCGACGAGCGGGTTACCACCACGCTGGGCCAAACCGAGCGCTACgaagacacgacgacggctcgcCGGGTTGCCGCTGAACAGGAAACGCAACCGGAGGCCGatgccccgacgacgacggagcgcgTCGAGCAGTACTACGATGTGCAGCTGCGCCGCCAGGACTCGAAGCTGTTCGACGAGGACGATACGGAGGAGCTGGTGGAGCAAGGACCGTCGGCCGTGGGCAAGGAGCGGTACGCGGCCCGCGAAACGACGGCCCACTTCGAGCGGGACAACGAAATCGCTGGCTCGGAACCGactcgctcgacgacgacggaaacgcTGCTGCGTTTGGCCAACCGCCGCACGACGGCCAtggaaccggaagcgccgcTCTCGACGACCGTTGcctcggtgctgctggagacgaccaccactaccacaacaaccacaacgacCACAAAACCGCCGAAacgccgaacggtggcca CAGGCATTCGGACTCGCGTGGATCTCGGAGATGGGCCCGTTTCGCTGGGCTTGGTCTGCGCCAACAGTGACCAGTGCCAGCTGGCCGACCCGTACAGCTACTGCAACGACGAGGGGCGCTGCGACTGCTCTTTCCACCAGCCGGACGACTCTTGCCGCGCCACCAACACTGGCTGCTCTCGCGGAACGTTCCAG TGCCGATCGAGCGGAATCTGCATCAGTTGGTTCTTCGTGTGCGACGGCCGGCCCGACTGTAGCGATGCGTCGGACGAGGAGTGCAGCTTTGCGACAACGTCGGCCAGCAACGGGACGGAATTGAGCTGTCCGGAGCTGTCGTTCCGTTGCGGACAGAGCGGCCGGTGTATCTCGCGAGCCGGTATCTGTGACGGCAAGGTGCAGTGTCCGCACGGGGAGGATGAGGTCAACTGCGATTTCCGGAAATCGCGCCGTTGCCCACAGCACACGTTTATGTGCCGCAGCGGCGAGTGTCTGCCGGAGTACGAGTACTGCAACGCGATCGTGTCCTGCCGGGACGGGAGCGATGAACCGGCGCACTTGTGCGGATCGCGAGCCGTGCCGAACTTCTTCGTCAAGCTGCTGAGTGCTCCGACGGCACGCGGCCGTAACTACTGTCCTATGCGGTGCGGCAATGGCCGGTGCCGATCAACTGCCATCGTTTGCTCCGGACGGGATGGCTgtggcgacggcagcgacgaAGATCGGTGTTCCGTTTGCC GATGCCCGGCGCCAGCCTACAGCAACCCGGCAACCCTGCAGTCCGTCACACCGGCCGTCGTTTCGAAGCCCCGGAGTAGGACGAGCCGCATCACCGGTGGTCGCTGGACGCGAACATAG